Proteins from a genomic interval of Sphingomonas sp. Y38-1Y:
- a CDS encoding multidrug efflux RND transporter permease subunit translates to MRFPHFFIDRPIFAAVLSILILVFGAVALPTLPVTQYPEIAPPTVVVSAQFPGASAETLAETVAGPLEEAINGVENMIYMSSSSTGDGALQITVTFAQGVDADQAQVLVQNRVASAEPRLPEQTRQIGVTTLKNSPDFLMVAMFSSPDGSLSQEYVSNYVGTQVIDRLARVPGVGNAQSFGGRDYNMRVWIDPDLAAARNLTVDEIVTAIRGQNAQVAAGAVGQPPFAGTGSAFQLGVQTEGRLTTPEQFGQIIVKRNENGAMTRLRDVARIELGAETYAVNAYLNGVPVTAVAISQLPGSNALDAAEAVIKELDEAKKSFPPGMTYSIPYNPTEYISASIEAVVDTLVEAIILVALVVLIFLQSWRAAIIPIIAIPVSLLGSLAILAGFGYSLNNLSLFGMVLAIGIVVDDAIVVVENVERLMEERGMSPREAAHETMDEVAGALIAIALVLCGVFVPTMFIPGISGQFYQQFALTIVSATAISAIVSLTLSPAMAALILKPKAHDAEPRRGWRGLPGRFARGFNRGFDWLADRYGRFTARAIRMLGVIAIAYVLLIGLAGWRFYATPTGFIPSQDQGYLIAAAQLPPGASLQRTTDMMLRAEKAARQVPGTLDTVMLVGLDGTSFSTAPNTAAMFVTMKPHAERADADTIANQMRGAMAQFTEGLLLVIPPPPVQGIGTGGGWKMMVEDRQNRGYKALEAATFGMMMKANQTPGIAGAFTLFNTRTPRLFADVDRERAEQLGVPVSNIFSTMGTYLGSSYINDFNFLGRTFRVTAQADAPYRNDTSDIGRLRTRSASGAMVPLDAVMTIRDDSGPYRVVRYNLYPSAELQGDTVPGFSSGQSLAAMEKIAAETLPEGMSFEWTELAFQQKQAGNTGLIAFALAVLFVFLLLAANYESLVLPLAVILIVPMCLLAAMLGVNLMGMDNNILTQIGLVVLIGLAAKNAILIVEFAKQNEEEGQELLEAARHAAAQRLRPILMTSIAFILGVLPLVIGSGPGAEMRRALGVAVFFGMIGVTVFGLVFTPAFYVISRKFGDWAGRTFRRKPKGDRHAPVTEPGAPA, encoded by the coding sequence ATGCGCTTTCCGCATTTCTTCATCGACCGCCCGATCTTCGCGGCGGTCCTCTCGATCCTGATCCTCGTCTTCGGCGCGGTCGCGCTGCCGACGCTGCCGGTCACGCAGTATCCGGAGATCGCGCCGCCGACCGTCGTCGTGTCCGCGCAATTCCCGGGCGCCAGCGCCGAGACGTTGGCCGAGACGGTCGCCGGTCCGCTGGAAGAGGCAATCAACGGCGTCGAGAACATGATCTACATGTCATCGTCGTCGACGGGTGATGGCGCGCTTCAGATCACCGTTACCTTTGCCCAGGGTGTCGATGCCGATCAGGCTCAGGTGCTCGTCCAGAACCGCGTCGCCTCCGCCGAGCCGCGCCTGCCCGAGCAGACGCGTCAGATCGGTGTGACCACGCTCAAGAACTCGCCCGACTTCCTGATGGTGGCGATGTTCTCGTCGCCGGACGGATCACTGAGCCAGGAATATGTGTCGAACTATGTCGGCACCCAGGTCATCGACCGGCTGGCGCGCGTGCCCGGCGTCGGCAACGCGCAGAGCTTCGGTGGGCGCGACTACAACATGCGCGTCTGGATCGATCCCGATCTGGCCGCTGCCCGCAACCTGACCGTCGACGAGATCGTCACGGCGATCCGCGGCCAGAATGCTCAGGTCGCGGCGGGCGCCGTCGGCCAGCCGCCTTTCGCCGGCACGGGCTCCGCCTTCCAGCTCGGCGTGCAGACCGAGGGACGGCTGACCACGCCCGAGCAGTTCGGCCAGATCATCGTCAAGCGCAACGAGAATGGCGCGATGACCCGGCTGCGCGACGTCGCCCGCATCGAGCTCGGCGCGGAGACCTATGCGGTCAACGCCTATCTGAACGGCGTGCCGGTCACGGCGGTGGCGATCAGCCAGCTTCCTGGATCGAACGCGCTGGACGCGGCTGAGGCGGTCATCAAGGAGCTGGACGAGGCCAAGAAGTCGTTCCCGCCGGGGATGACCTATTCGATCCCGTACAATCCCACCGAATATATCTCCGCCTCGATTGAGGCGGTAGTCGACACGCTGGTCGAGGCGATCATCCTCGTCGCGCTGGTCGTGCTGATCTTCCTCCAGAGCTGGCGCGCGGCGATTATCCCGATCATCGCGATCCCGGTGTCGCTGCTGGGCAGCCTCGCGATCCTGGCGGGCTTCGGCTACTCCCTCAACAACCTGTCGTTGTTCGGCATGGTGCTGGCGATCGGTATCGTCGTCGACGACGCGATCGTCGTCGTCGAGAATGTCGAACGCCTGATGGAAGAGCGCGGCATGTCGCCGCGCGAGGCCGCGCACGAGACGATGGACGAGGTCGCCGGCGCCCTCATCGCGATCGCGCTCGTCCTCTGCGGCGTGTTCGTCCCGACCATGTTCATCCCGGGCATCTCGGGCCAATTCTATCAGCAGTTCGCGCTGACGATCGTGTCGGCGACCGCCATCTCGGCGATCGTCTCGCTCACGCTGTCGCCGGCGATGGCCGCGCTGATCCTGAAGCCCAAAGCGCACGATGCCGAGCCGCGGCGCGGCTGGCGCGGCCTGCCGGGCCGGTTCGCGCGCGGCTTCAACCGCGGGTTTGACTGGCTGGCGGATCGCTATGGCCGCTTCACCGCGCGCGCCATCCGGATGCTGGGCGTGATCGCGATCGCCTATGTGCTGCTGATCGGGCTGGCCGGCTGGCGCTTCTATGCGACGCCGACCGGGTTCATTCCGTCGCAGGACCAGGGCTATCTGATCGCCGCGGCGCAGCTGCCGCCAGGTGCCTCGCTCCAGCGCACCACCGACATGATGCTGCGCGCCGAAAAGGCGGCGCGGCAGGTGCCCGGCACGCTCGACACGGTGATGCTCGTCGGCCTCGACGGCACCAGCTTCTCGACCGCGCCCAACACTGCCGCGATGTTCGTGACGATGAAGCCGCATGCCGAGCGCGCCGACGCTGACACCATCGCCAACCAGATGCGCGGCGCGATGGCGCAGTTCACCGAAGGGCTGCTGCTGGTCATCCCGCCGCCGCCCGTCCAGGGCATCGGTACCGGCGGCGGCTGGAAGATGATGGTCGAGGATCGGCAGAACCGCGGCTACAAGGCGCTTGAGGCCGCGACCTTCGGCATGATGATGAAGGCAAATCAGACCCCCGGCATCGCCGGTGCCTTCACCCTCTTCAACACGCGCACGCCGCGCCTGTTCGCCGATGTGGATCGCGAGCGTGCCGAGCAACTCGGCGTGCCGGTCAGCAACATCTTCTCGACGATGGGGACCTATCTCGGTTCGTCCTACATCAACGACTTCAACTTCCTCGGCCGCACCTTCCGCGTGACGGCACAGGCGGATGCGCCCTATCGCAACGATACGTCCGACATCGGTCGGCTTCGCACGCGATCGGCGTCGGGGGCGATGGTGCCGCTCGACGCGGTGATGACGATCCGCGACGACAGCGGGCCGTACCGCGTGGTGCGCTACAACCTCTATCCCTCCGCGGAGCTTCAGGGCGACACCGTCCCCGGCTTCTCGAGCGGGCAGAGCCTGGCGGCGATGGAGAAGATCGCGGCCGAGACGCTGCCGGAGGGCATGTCGTTCGAGTGGACGGAGCTTGCCTTCCAGCAGAAGCAGGCGGGCAATACCGGCCTGATCGCCTTTGCCCTGGCCGTACTCTTCGTGTTCCTGCTGCTCGCGGCGAACTACGAAAGCCTGGTCCTGCCACTGGCGGTCATCCTGATCGTGCCGATGTGTCTGTTGGCGGCGATGCTGGGCGTCAATCTGATGGGGATGGACAACAACATCCTGACGCAGATCGGCCTGGTCGTGCTCATCGGTCTGGCCGCGAAGAACGCGATCCTGATCGTCGAGTTCGCCAAGCAGAACGAAGAGGAAGGCCAGGAACTGCTGGAGGCCGCACGCCACGCCGCCGCCCAGCGTCTGCGCCCGATCCTGATGACGTCGATCGCCTTCATCCTGGGCGTGCTGCCGCTCGTCATCGGCTCGGGTCCGGGTGCGGAGATGCGGCGTGCCCTTGGTGTCGCGGTGTTCTTCGGCATGATCGGCGTGACCGTGTTCGGCCTCGTCTTCACCCCCGCTTTCTACGTCATCAGCCGCAAGTTCGGCGACTGGGCAGGCCGCACGTTCCGGCGCAAGCCGAAGGGCGACCGCCATGCCCCCGTCACCGAACCGGGAGCTCCGGCATGA